From a region of the Victivallis lenta genome:
- a CDS encoding MarR family transcriptional regulator: protein MADRKIGMQITLIKQHLGRLLDKMLFDQGIHEFNGPQGRILYVLWNHDFISIQELATGTGLANTTLTSMLDRMEQKQLIRRTPDSNDRRKHLIALTPKARSLEKEYRAVTDRMTELTYQGFTVEEITRLEEFLERVLDNVRGAEMSRKK from the coding sequence ATGGCGGATAGAAAAATAGGCATGCAGATCACCCTGATCAAACAGCATCTTGGCCGTTTGCTGGACAAAATGCTGTTTGATCAGGGCATTCACGAGTTCAACGGTCCGCAGGGGCGTATTCTGTATGTCTTGTGGAATCACGACTTCATCTCCATTCAGGAGCTGGCGACGGGGACCGGTCTGGCCAATACCACGCTGACCAGTATGCTCGACCGCATGGAACAGAAACAGCTGATCCGGCGGACGCCGGACTCCAATGACCGCCGGAAGCATCTGATTGCCCTGACCCCGAAGGCGCGTTCTCTGGAGAAGGAATATCGGGCGGTGACCGACCGGATGACTGAATTGACGTATCAGGGGTTTACCGTCGAAGAGATTACGCGGCTGGAGGAGTTTCTGGAACGGGTGCTGGATAACGTGCGCGGCGCGGAGATGAGCCGGAAGAAATGA
- a CDS encoding flavodoxin family protein: MKILVITGSPRKNGNSNTLAEHFIKGAQEAGHEVVRFDAAFKEVHPCIGCNRCGMNGPCVFKDDFEFIRKHIVDADLVAFATPMYYFGISAQIKAVIDRFYAINGRIHVPKKAVLMMTYADNSRKKESAIISHYEVLLDYLGWTDAGQIIAPGVWPVGAINHTDYPEQAYRLGKSV; encoded by the coding sequence ATGAAAATACTGGTCATCACGGGCAGCCCCCGGAAAAACGGCAATTCCAACACCCTCGCGGAACACTTCATCAAGGGAGCGCAGGAGGCCGGACACGAAGTCGTCCGTTTCGATGCGGCGTTCAAAGAGGTGCATCCCTGCATCGGCTGCAACCGCTGCGGCATGAACGGCCCATGCGTATTCAAGGATGATTTTGAATTCATCCGCAAACATATTGTCGATGCGGACCTGGTGGCTTTTGCGACGCCGATGTACTATTTCGGCATCTCGGCGCAGATCAAGGCGGTGATCGACCGTTTCTATGCGATCAACGGGCGGATTCACGTTCCGAAGAAGGCGGTGCTGATGATGACGTATGCGGACAACTCCAGAAAGAAGGAAAGCGCGATCATCAGCCATTACGAAGTGCTGCTGGACTATCTCGGCTGGACCGATGCCGGACAGATCATCGCCCCGGGCGTCTGGCCGGTCGGCGCGATCAATCACACGGACTACCCGGAACAGGCGTACCGGCTCGGAAAGAGCGTATAA
- a CDS encoding MerR family transcriptional regulator — MIPPIRPFKPSYDRTPKYSVKEVSEMTGLSSYTIRYYDNAGLIPGLDRTEGNARLFSDYAVSWLHLVHCLRTTGLPVEQVRHYIRLCQKGDSTIRERGEMIFRQKKVLQQQIRELQRQMEVLKYKENYYKEKIRNPENDYCNPRTHVIVQEPAVTPE; from the coding sequence ATGATACCGCCGATTCGCCCGTTCAAACCGTCTTACGACCGTACTCCGAAATATTCCGTCAAGGAGGTGTCGGAGATGACGGGGCTTTCCTCCTATACGATCCGCTATTATGACAATGCCGGGCTGATTCCCGGCCTGGACCGGACCGAAGGGAACGCACGGCTGTTCTCCGACTACGCGGTAAGCTGGCTGCATCTGGTGCACTGCCTGCGCACGACCGGGCTGCCGGTGGAGCAGGTCCGGCACTATATCCGGTTGTGCCAGAAAGGGGACTCCACCATCCGCGAGCGCGGCGAAATGATCTTCCGGCAGAAAAAAGTGCTCCAGCAGCAGATCAGGGAGCTGCAGCGGCAGATGGAGGTCCTGAAGTACAAGGAGAATTACTACAAGGAGAAGATCAGAAATCCGGAAAACGACTACTGCAATCCGCGCACCCATGTCATCGTGCAGGAGCCTGCCGTTACGCCGGAATAA
- a CDS encoding GNAT family N-acetyltransferase — MDHAVIIREYMPDDKRRVMNLIRLNTPEYFAPEEEADLSEYLDRWRELYYVLETGGEIVGCGGINFADHHTTGKISWDIIHPAWQRKSLGTRLLQFRLEKLKSIAGIRRITVRTSQAAYRFYQKRGFVLNEIKKDYWADGLDLYGMEYKGNVLPSRE, encoded by the coding sequence ATGGATCATGCGGTTATCATCAGAGAATATATGCCTGACGACAAAAGAAGGGTGATGAATCTGATCCGGCTGAATACGCCCGAGTACTTTGCCCCGGAAGAGGAAGCGGATCTGAGTGAATATCTGGATCGCTGGAGAGAGCTTTATTATGTGCTGGAAACAGGTGGGGAAATCGTGGGGTGCGGGGGAATCAATTTTGCGGATCATCACACGACGGGAAAGATCAGCTGGGACATCATTCATCCCGCCTGGCAGAGAAAATCCCTGGGCACTCGTCTGCTTCAATTCAGGCTCGAAAAACTCAAATCCATCGCCGGCATCCGGAGAATTACAGTCCGGACTTCGCAGGCGGCTTACCGTTTTTATCAGAAGCGGGGTTTCGTATTGAATGAGATAAAAAAGGATTACTGGGCCGACGGACTTGATCTGTACGGCATGGAATACAAAGGCAATGTTTTGCCGTCTCGGGAGTGA
- a CDS encoding LysR family transcriptional regulator — MELRLLRYFLAVARENSFTRAAKYLHITQPTLSRQLMDLEEELGQKLLNRETHYITLTPEGMLLRKRAEEILAMVQKTEAEFNSIGENIAGDIYIGGGESEAMNLVADAITELHEAYPDIRYHIYTGVAGDVMERLDNGLLDFGVLLQPVDIARYDSVALPAKDKWGVLMRRDNPLAGKDSVTPEDLKELPLICSRRDLRNKSVRNPYAEWFGGYFDKLNVVAVHNLVHNASLLVERGLGNALTLEPKNVVRDKLCFRPLNPPLESGSSIVWKKYQVFSRAAEAFLERIREKFGGQG; from the coding sequence ATGGAACTCAGATTGTTACGTTATTTTTTGGCGGTGGCGCGGGAAAACAGCTTCACCAGGGCGGCGAAGTATCTTCATATCACCCAGCCGACCCTTTCACGGCAGCTGATGGATCTGGAAGAGGAACTCGGTCAGAAACTTCTGAACCGCGAAACCCACTACATCACTCTGACGCCGGAGGGGATGCTTCTGCGCAAACGCGCCGAGGAGATTCTGGCGATGGTGCAGAAAACCGAAGCCGAATTCAACTCCATCGGAGAAAATATCGCCGGGGACATCTACATCGGCGGCGGAGAATCGGAAGCGATGAATCTGGTCGCCGACGCGATCACCGAACTCCATGAGGCGTATCCGGACATTCGATACCACATATACACCGGAGTCGCAGGCGACGTCATGGAACGTCTCGACAACGGACTGCTCGACTTCGGCGTTCTGCTTCAGCCGGTCGATATTGCCAGATACGACAGCGTCGCTCTGCCGGCCAAAGATAAATGGGGCGTGCTGATGCGCCGGGATAACCCGCTGGCCGGAAAGGACTCCGTTACGCCGGAAGACCTGAAGGAACTTCCGCTGATCTGTTCGAGGCGCGACCTCCGCAACAAATCCGTCCGGAACCCTTATGCCGAGTGGTTCGGAGGATATTTTGACAAATTGAATGTGGTGGCGGTGCACAATCTGGTCCACAACGCTTCGCTGCTGGTGGAAAGGGGGCTGGGCAATGCGCTCACTCTCGAACCGAAAAATGTGGTGCGCGACAAACTCTGTTTCCGCCCGTTGAATCCGCCGCTGGAATCCGGTTCCAGCATCGTCTGGAAAAAGTATCAGGTCTTTTCCAGAGCCGCCGAAGCCTTTCTCGAGCGGATTCGGGAGAAGTTCGGCGGGCAGGGATAA
- a CDS encoding putative quinol monooxygenase: MRRLPTKWLLPAAAILLSPVMPGTAARTSEKGEDMKHENTAKVTEESIVRLSRITVDPDRLAEYLVFATECGRRSMADEPGVLMMYSMQDKAHPEQITILEIYADRAAYERHIKTPHFQKYKQGTLAMVRKLELLDQIPLIPEMKMK; encoded by the coding sequence ATGAGGCGTCTTCCGACGAAATGGCTCCTGCCGGCGGCGGCGATTCTGCTTTCGCCCGTGATGCCGGGGACCGCCGCCCGTACCTCTGAAAAAGGGGAAGACATGAAACATGAAAACACAGCGAAGGTGACGGAGGAAAGCATTGTACGGCTGTCCAGAATCACCGTTGACCCGGACCGTCTTGCGGAATATCTCGTATTTGCGACTGAATGCGGGAGACGGTCCATGGCGGACGAACCGGGCGTGCTGATGATGTATTCGATGCAGGACAAGGCGCATCCGGAACAGATCACCATCCTCGAGATCTATGCGGACCGCGCCGCCTATGAGCGTCACATCAAAACCCCGCACTTTCAGAAATACAAACAAGGGACGCTGGCCATGGTCCGGAAACTGGAACTGCTGGACCAGATACCGCTGATCCCGGAAATGAAAATGAAGTGA
- a CDS encoding carboxymuconolactone decarboxylase family protein has protein sequence MKKIALFGVLLAFFCIVNHTEANDNMNALNAKEQKIVAIAAYTARGDMPKLKTALAAGLDAGLTVNEIKEVLTQLYAYCGFPRSLNALGCYMVLLKEREAAGIRDAQGRQPGPLPAGKSIDFGAANQTKLCGAPVRGALFEFAPAIDEYLKAHLFGDIFGRDNLDWRTREIATIAALTAMPSVESQLNSHIAIGKHNGVTDAQVAEILETVRSSTVSAFPRGGENTAYAKYFSGKSYLARLTEDGRLNVPVANVTFEPGCRNNWHSHTGGQMLIAVGGIGYYQERGKTARRLVPGDVVEIPPDVDHWHGAAPDSWFSHLAIECNPATNKNTWLEPVSDADYKAATSGK, from the coding sequence ATGAAAAAAATCGCTTTATTCGGAGTTCTGCTCGCTTTTTTCTGCATCGTCAACCACACGGAGGCCAATGATAACATGAACGCATTGAACGCAAAGGAACAGAAAATCGTCGCTATCGCCGCATATACGGCACGCGGAGACATGCCGAAACTGAAAACCGCGCTGGCGGCAGGGCTTGACGCCGGTCTGACCGTAAACGAGATCAAGGAGGTTCTGACTCAGCTCTATGCCTACTGCGGTTTCCCGCGCAGCCTGAATGCGCTCGGCTGCTACATGGTTCTGCTGAAAGAGCGGGAAGCAGCGGGTATCAGGGATGCACAAGGCAGGCAGCCAGGCCCGCTTCCGGCGGGAAAAAGCATCGATTTCGGCGCCGCCAACCAGACGAAACTCTGCGGCGCGCCGGTCAGGGGTGCACTCTTTGAATTCGCTCCGGCAATCGACGAATATCTCAAGGCGCACCTGTTCGGCGACATCTTCGGGCGCGACAACCTCGACTGGAGAACCCGCGAAATCGCCACCATCGCCGCGCTCACCGCGATGCCGAGCGTGGAGAGCCAGTTGAACTCCCACATCGCCATCGGCAAACACAACGGCGTCACCGATGCGCAGGTCGCGGAAATTCTGGAAACCGTCAGAAGCAGCACCGTCAGCGCCTTTCCGCGCGGCGGCGAGAACACGGCATACGCAAAATACTTCAGCGGCAAATCCTATCTCGCCCGCCTGACGGAAGACGGCCGCCTGAACGTTCCGGTCGCCAATGTCACGTTCGAACCGGGCTGCCGCAACAACTGGCACAGCCACACCGGCGGTCAAATGCTGATCGCGGTCGGCGGAATCGGCTACTATCAGGAACGCGGCAAGACGGCGCGGCGTCTGGTTCCCGGCGACGTGGTGGAGATTCCGCCGGACGTCGATCACTGGCACGGAGCCGCACCGGACAGCTGGTTCTCGCATCTGGCGATCGAATGCAATCCGGCGACCAACAAAAACACCTGGCTGGAACCGGTCAGCGACGCCGACTACAAAGCGGCGACCTCCGGCAAATGA
- a CDS encoding flavodoxin codes for MTGKAMACMMAGAVFSMFGCSAEDRASAAEVTAEPGRILIAYYSYSGNTRFAAEQIQKATGGELFEIKPVTPYPADYNACVDQAKKEIAAGVKPELAEKVKEFGKYEVIFVGTPNWWSTMAPPVLAFLSSYEFSGKTVIPFVTHGGGGMARCETDMRKAVPKAKFGKGRAFSGGSIRHSGDAITNWANETVTVRK; via the coding sequence ATGACCGGAAAAGCAATGGCGTGCATGATGGCAGGTGCAGTGTTTTCGATGTTCGGATGTTCCGCGGAAGACCGGGCTTCCGCGGCAGAAGTGACGGCGGAACCGGGAAGGATTCTGATCGCGTATTATTCTTACAGCGGCAACACCCGGTTCGCGGCGGAGCAGATTCAGAAGGCGACCGGCGGCGAACTTTTCGAAATCAAGCCGGTCACGCCGTATCCGGCCGACTATAACGCCTGTGTCGATCAGGCGAAAAAAGAGATCGCCGCCGGAGTGAAACCGGAATTGGCGGAGAAAGTGAAGGAGTTCGGCAAATACGAGGTGATCTTCGTCGGCACGCCGAACTGGTGGAGCACGATGGCGCCGCCGGTGCTGGCGTTTCTCTCCAGCTATGAGTTCAGCGGAAAAACCGTCATCCCGTTCGTGACCCACGGCGGCGGCGGCATGGCGCGGTGCGAAACGGATATGCGCAAGGCGGTTCCGAAAGCGAAATTCGGCAAAGGCCGCGCGTTCTCCGGCGGAAGCATCAGGCATTCCGGCGACGCCATAACCAACTGGGCCAATGAAACCGTCACCGTCAGGAAGTGA
- a CDS encoding flavodoxin family protein, which translates to MGKKVLILSSSPRRNGNSDLLCDRFAEGAGKAGHQVEKIRLAEKKIGYCTACYACRNGKCPQQDDAPEILEKMLAADVIVLATPVYFYTMCAQLKALLDRTVAIFPRLTDKKYYYIMTMADTNREMLKGTIEALRGFLDCYEGSVEAGMICGLGVYEKGEVREQPVWEEAYRAGLQI; encoded by the coding sequence ATGGGTAAAAAAGTATTGATTCTATCCTCCAGTCCCCGCAGGAACGGCAACTCCGATCTGCTTTGCGACCGGTTCGCCGAAGGCGCCGGCAAAGCCGGTCATCAGGTGGAGAAAATCCGCCTCGCCGAAAAGAAGATCGGGTATTGCACCGCCTGTTACGCCTGCCGGAATGGAAAATGTCCGCAACAGGACGACGCGCCGGAGATTCTGGAAAAAATGCTTGCGGCGGACGTGATCGTGCTGGCCACGCCGGTCTACTTCTACACCATGTGCGCCCAGCTCAAGGCGTTGCTCGACCGCACTGTCGCGATCTTTCCGCGCCTGACGGACAAGAAATACTACTACATCATGACGATGGCCGACACCAATCGGGAGATGCTGAAGGGGACGATCGAAGCCCTGCGCGGTTTCCTCGACTGCTACGAAGGCTCCGTCGAAGCCGGAATGATCTGCGGACTCGGCGTTTACGAAAAAGGCGAAGTCCGGGAACAGCCGGTATGGGAAGAGGCTTACCGCGCCGGACTCCAGATCTGA